From the Halorhabdus utahensis DSM 12940 genome, one window contains:
- a CDS encoding glycosyltransferase: MSVQVGNVNDGIHSTAAADATVQRETGRSTGPIELSVVIVTYNEADRIKACIESVISSCRDRVDFEVILVDSNSTDGTVDIATEYPITVARIADDELTTPGAGRYVGTKIARGERVLFVDGDMVIHAEWLGRALDVLDAQPTVAAVDGHLNTPSAIETTTHVEAVRGVALYRAEALDAVGGFDPYLQSLEDIHLGFELSAAGYELRRLPEVAGDHPPRTASAPEILRRWRRGYTFGTGQALRRSAGSKQLLAKHLSRIRYRLALLAWLCAGVVSILFPLILLSWLGFSTLAVVLLTVRLGVRDAIRILLAKAVGVVGLVRGLFDPPAPPESFPLAAVEIVKRGTVYTTDGM, from the coding sequence ACGACGGAATCCACAGTACCGCGGCCGCCGACGCAACGGTACAACGAGAGACGGGTCGCTCGACGGGGCCGATCGAACTCTCGGTCGTGATCGTGACCTACAACGAAGCGGATCGGATCAAAGCGTGTATCGAATCGGTCATCTCGTCGTGTCGCGACCGGGTCGACTTCGAGGTGATTCTCGTCGATTCGAACTCGACGGATGGGACCGTCGACATCGCTACCGAGTACCCGATTACGGTCGCTCGGATCGCGGATGACGAGCTCACGACGCCGGGCGCAGGCCGGTACGTGGGAACGAAGATCGCTCGCGGCGAGCGCGTGCTGTTCGTCGACGGTGACATGGTGATTCACGCCGAGTGGCTCGGACGGGCACTCGACGTGCTCGATGCGCAGCCGACTGTCGCAGCCGTTGACGGGCACCTCAATACGCCGTCGGCTATCGAGACGACAACACACGTCGAGGCTGTCCGTGGAGTTGCGCTGTATCGGGCCGAGGCACTGGATGCAGTGGGCGGGTTCGATCCGTACCTGCAGTCCCTCGAGGACATCCACCTGGGATTCGAACTGTCCGCCGCAGGGTACGAACTGCGACGTCTCCCGGAAGTGGCCGGGGACCACCCGCCTCGAACCGCTTCTGCCCCGGAAATCCTGCGACGGTGGCGACGTGGCTACACGTTCGGCACCGGACAGGCGTTGCGAAGGTCGGCCGGTTCGAAACAGCTACTCGCGAAGCACCTCTCTCGGATCAGATATCGGCTGGCGCTGCTCGCGTGGCTCTGTGCCGGCGTCGTCTCGATCCTGTTTCCGTTGATACTGCTGTCGTGGCTCGGATTCTCGACCCTTGCTGTGGTACTTCTGACCGTTCGGCTCGGCGTCCGGGATGCCATCCGGATACTCCTGGCAAAAGCAGTCGGCGTCGTCGGGCTCGTCAGGGGACTGTTCGATCCGCCAGCACCACCGGAGTCGTTTCCGCTTGCCGCAGTCGAGATCGTAAAGCGAGGAACAGTCTACACGACGGATGGTATGTAA